One genomic region from Flagellimonas oceani encodes:
- a CDS encoding ABC transporter ATP-binding protein translates to MLLELNNIFKWVTTGGQRIFLLKDINLEVEEGEFISIMGPSGSGKSTLLNVIGMLDTFDEGAYNFMDESVHSLKEKHRSNLYKQYIGFVFQSYHLLDELTVKENLEMPLIYKKIKGSERKAMVADMLDRFNIVGKKDLFPAQLSGGQQQLVGVARALISNPKLILADEPTGNLNSKQGEEIMELFKKLNEEGVTIIQVTHSEKNAEYGSRIINLLDGRMV, encoded by the coding sequence ATGCTTTTAGAACTCAACAATATTTTTAAATGGGTCACCACGGGCGGCCAACGTATATTTTTATTAAAGGACATCAATCTGGAGGTGGAAGAGGGCGAGTTTATCTCCATCATGGGGCCATCGGGATCTGGAAAATCCACTTTGCTCAACGTGATCGGGATGCTGGATACTTTTGATGAGGGAGCATACAACTTCATGGACGAATCAGTCCATTCCCTTAAAGAAAAACACCGTTCCAACCTGTACAAACAATACATCGGGTTTGTGTTCCAATCCTACCACTTATTGGATGAACTTACGGTTAAGGAAAATTTGGAAATGCCCTTGATTTATAAAAAAATCAAAGGCTCCGAACGCAAGGCGATGGTCGCCGACATGTTAGATCGTTTCAACATTGTGGGCAAAAAAGACCTTTTTCCGGCTCAGTTAAGCGGAGGCCAGCAGCAATTGGTGGGTGTGGCCCGTGCACTGATTTCCAACCCAAAATTGATTTTGGCGGATGAACCTACGGGAAACTTAAACTCCAAACAAGGTGAGGAGATCATGGAACTTTTCAAAAAACTGAATGAAGAGGGCGTGACCATCATCCAAGTGACACATTCCGAGAAAAATGCGGAATACGGTTCTCGAATCATCAATTTATTGGATGGGCGAATGGTTTGA
- a CDS encoding ABC transporter permease, which produces MLKNYLKIALRYLLKNKLYSLINIFGLAVGIASFVLIMLYVNYEKSYDTFEGSENVYRTYMDYLEGDTFVPGDAMTYNSSGPALKEMFPEVVDYVRFYYFEKLAFQVGEKTLEQPLGSLADPSYFDIFNYPLLKGDPKTVLAEPNAIVLSKSFAQKLFGNENPLGKRISVFEDGTKTQLTVTGIMEDVPKTAHFRNSFLISYETEKTLTDFGPKAHELNWNMNNYYTYLKLAPNTNIDVLRQKIMDSDIEKNETERHNIEPIEAIHLYSDKPYEVTANGSILRIKFLTAIAFIILVLSWLNYVNLSTTKSMERAKEAGIRKVAGAKKSQLIAQSLMESILLNFIAMTIGLSLVFAAMPLYNKITGNELYLDWEALINLTPYFIFIIGGVILAGLYPALLLSRYSPAKALKGKVRASTEGIGLRKGLIVTQFFATIVLLTGTFVITKQINFLDNQPIGANVDQIIALHGTVVSDKADSLVVNEFRVLKEQLEVFPFVESTAIAQTYPGDSFDNLSSTRGLWLPDGRKDEINVFYTYHAQPDYFDLVDIEFLAGGTFIPNSNLGGNQIVVNETFLKTMGISSPDELLNKTLTFWGNNDWRVMGVIKDYYHFGLKSPVLPTIIRYQDNISNILIKLDKSATSVAGVASALHQIENKWREVFPKSTFDYTFLDEKFEAQYEQDKAFGNAFQIFTVLSILIASLGLFGLTAYTVVLRKKEIGIRKVNGATITQVLTLLNKDFVKLLGLAFLIAIPSAWYVMNQWLEGFTYRTKFSWWIFALAGVTALLITFLTVSWQSFKAAVTNPVESLKDE; this is translated from the coding sequence ACATGGACTATCTCGAAGGGGACACTTTTGTGCCAGGTGACGCAATGACGTATAACTCGTCTGGACCCGCCCTAAAGGAAATGTTTCCCGAGGTAGTGGACTATGTACGGTTTTACTATTTTGAAAAATTGGCCTTTCAGGTGGGAGAGAAAACATTGGAACAGCCTTTGGGCTCTCTGGCCGATCCTTCATATTTTGATATATTCAATTATCCGTTGTTAAAGGGAGATCCCAAAACAGTTTTAGCGGAACCCAACGCCATAGTGCTTTCAAAATCGTTTGCCCAAAAACTTTTTGGAAACGAAAACCCTTTGGGAAAAAGAATTTCCGTTTTTGAAGATGGCACAAAAACCCAACTTACGGTTACAGGGATTATGGAAGATGTTCCCAAAACCGCCCATTTCAGGAATTCGTTTCTCATTTCCTACGAGACTGAAAAAACGTTGACCGATTTTGGCCCTAAAGCCCATGAGCTAAATTGGAACATGAACAACTATTATACCTATCTGAAGTTGGCCCCGAACACCAATATTGATGTCTTGCGTCAAAAAATAATGGATAGCGATATAGAGAAAAATGAAACCGAGAGGCACAATATAGAACCTATCGAAGCTATTCATCTGTATTCCGATAAACCCTATGAAGTTACTGCCAACGGCAGCATTCTCAGAATAAAATTCTTAACGGCCATAGCCTTCATAATTCTTGTTCTTTCTTGGCTGAATTATGTCAACCTCTCGACAACAAAGTCAATGGAAAGGGCAAAGGAAGCTGGTATTAGAAAAGTTGCGGGCGCAAAAAAATCACAGCTCATCGCCCAATCTTTAATGGAATCCATACTGCTCAATTTTATAGCCATGACCATTGGCCTATCATTGGTTTTTGCGGCAATGCCCCTCTATAACAAGATTACGGGAAATGAACTCTACCTTGATTGGGAGGCGCTCATCAATCTTACCCCTTATTTTATTTTCATAATAGGAGGAGTGATTTTGGCCGGGCTTTATCCCGCGTTATTGCTCAGCAGGTATTCGCCGGCAAAAGCACTGAAAGGAAAGGTAAGGGCCTCGACCGAAGGCATTGGGTTGCGGAAAGGACTTATCGTCACCCAATTTTTTGCTACAATCGTCCTATTAACGGGAACATTTGTAATCACCAAGCAGATCAATTTTTTGGATAATCAACCCATAGGGGCCAATGTTGACCAAATCATAGCACTGCACGGAACAGTGGTTTCGGACAAGGCGGATTCTTTGGTCGTTAATGAATTTAGGGTGTTGAAAGAGCAGTTGGAGGTGTTTCCTTTTGTTGAGAGCACGGCCATTGCACAGACGTATCCAGGAGATAGTTTTGACAATCTGTCTTCAACTCGCGGACTTTGGCTGCCCGACGGCAGAAAAGATGAAATAAACGTTTTCTATACCTACCATGCCCAACCGGATTATTTTGACTTAGTGGACATTGAGTTTTTAGCGGGAGGGACATTTATCCCAAATTCTAATTTGGGGGGAAATCAAATAGTGGTTAACGAGACATTTTTAAAGACCATGGGAATCTCTTCGCCCGATGAATTGCTCAATAAAACGTTGACTTTTTGGGGAAACAACGATTGGAGGGTTATGGGCGTTATCAAGGATTATTATCACTTTGGATTAAAAAGCCCTGTTTTGCCCACCATCATTAGATATCAGGACAACATCAGCAACATATTGATCAAACTGGATAAATCCGCCACATCGGTTGCCGGGGTTGCATCGGCTCTACATCAAATTGAAAATAAATGGCGAGAGGTCTTTCCGAAGAGTACATTCGATTATACGTTCTTGGACGAAAAGTTTGAAGCCCAATACGAGCAGGACAAAGCTTTTGGAAACGCCTTTCAGATTTTCACCGTGCTTTCCATCCTCATAGCATCATTGGGGCTTTTTGGCCTTACGGCATATACCGTAGTGCTACGTAAAAAAGAGATCGGGATAAGAAAGGTAAACGGCGCCACCATAACACAAGTATTGACCTTACTGAATAAGGATTTTGTGAAATTGTTAGGGCTGGCCTTCCTTATTGCCATACCCAGCGCATGGTATGTAATGAACCAATGGTTGGAAGGATTTACATATAGGACCAAATTTAGTTGGTGGATTTTTGCTTTGGCCGGGGTAACCGCACTTCTGATTACGTTTTTAACGGTAAGCTGGCAAAGTTTTAAGGCAGCTGTCACCAATCCTGTAGAATCATTGAAAGACGAATAA